In a genomic window of Zingiber officinale cultivar Zhangliang chromosome 9B, Zo_v1.1, whole genome shotgun sequence:
- the LOC122023865 gene encoding uncharacterized protein LOC122023865: MEHTELSLGPPRSILSAESDVISTMKRKQQLICCNPVSQRSSIDLQLNDPLPLDWEQCLDLESGNMYYLNRKKMKTSWMRPKEASMELDLNISALPFSEGKETYPDQEMKQGCSSGGNMVALVCVNCHLLVMMFKSSPLCPNCKYLHLLQSQDVSHRNLEAVKPLETLSLLR, encoded by the exons ATGGAGCACACAGAGCTTTCTCTCGGCCCGCCTCGGTCAATCTTGAGTGCGGAATCAGATGTGATTTCCACGATGAAGAGGAAGcaacaattgatatgttgtaatcCAGTGAGCCAACGCAgcagcattgacctccagctcaATGATCCCCTGCCACTAGATTGGGAACAGTGCTTAGACTTAGAA TCAGGAAACATGTATTACCTAaacaggaagaagatgaagacgagCTGGATGAGGCCAAAGGAGGCGAGCATGGAGTTGGACCTTAACATCTCAGCACTTCCATTTTCTGAAGGGAAGGAAACATACCCAGATCAGGAAATGAAGCAGGGGTGCAGTTCGGGTGGCAACATGGTGGCATTAGTCTGTGTCAATTGCCATCTTCTAGTCATGATGTTCAAATCTTCACCACTGTGTCCAAATTGCAAGTATCTGCACTTGCTGCAGTCACAAGATGTGTCTCACCGTAATCTGGAAGCTGTGAAACCCTTGGAAACTCTGAGCCTCCTCCGTTAA